The following coding sequences are from one Primulina eburnea isolate SZY01 chromosome 15, ASM2296580v1, whole genome shotgun sequence window:
- the LOC140813556 gene encoding fatty acid elongase 3-like, which produces MPMATLYSTIHYWLVDHPTISQYEWKPNHTVGASKVFVTLTVSTYLSITLSLLHFPVLPTLSPALLRLITASHNFMLCFLSFLMAIGCTLSALHQSPPHNLSWPICFPLHHTPPRGPTFFWAHVFYFSKILEFIDTLLILLSGSRSRRLSFLHVYHHAVVVVMCYLWLSTSQSLFPVALVTNASVHVLMYGYYLLCAVGIRPSWKRLVTDCQIIQFVFSFLISGLMLYLHFSGSGCEGIRGWCFNAVFNASLLLLFLDFHLKNYAKKKKLSQS; this is translated from the coding sequence ATGCCGATGGCCACTCTCTACAGTACCATACACTACTGGCTAGTTGACCATCCAACCATCAGCCAATACGAGTGGAAACCCAACCACACCGTCGGCGCGTCTAAAGTCTTCGTCACACTCACCGTCTCCACCTACCTCAGCATCACACTCTCCCTCCTCCATTTCCCCGTCCTCCCCACCCTTTCTCCCGCCTTACTCCGCCTCATCACCGCCTCCCACAACTTCATGCTCTGCTTCCTCTCCTTCCTCATGGCCATCGGATGCACCCTCTCCGCCCTCCACCAATCTCCTCCTCACAACCTCAGCTGGCCCATATGCTTCCCACTCCACCACACCCCGCCGCGTGGACCCACCTTCTTCTGGGCCCACGTGTTCTACTTCTCCAAGATCCTCGAATTCATTGACACCCTGTTGATCCTCCTGAGCGGATCCCGATCCCGGAGGCTCTCCTTCCTCCACGTGTACCACCACGCGGTGGTGGTGGTGATGTGTTACCTGTGGCTCTCGACGTCGCAGTCGCTGTTCCCGGTGGCGCTGGTGACTAACGCGTCGGTGCACGTGCTGATGTACGGGTACTATCTGCTGTGTGCGGTGGGTATTCGTCCGTCGTGGAAGAGATTGGTGACCGACTGTCAGATTATCCAGTTTGTCTTCAGCTTCTTGATTTCGGGCCTGATGCTGTACCTCCATTTCAGCGGGTCGGGCTGTGAGGGCATCCGGGGATGGTGCTTCAATGCAGTTTTCAATGCTTCACTTTTGttactttttcttgattttcatCTGAAAAATTATGCCAAAAAGAAGAAACTGAGTCAATCATGA